One part of the Vicia villosa cultivar HV-30 ecotype Madison, WI linkage group LG6, Vvil1.0, whole genome shotgun sequence genome encodes these proteins:
- the LOC131614795 gene encoding uncharacterized protein LOC131614795, whose translation MIIYSLNIRGGGKRVKRRRIGFNIQKGRVDIAFIQETKLNAFHHKYAEELWGNELVEWSHMEAVGASGGILTMWKKDFFSLLYSFRGEGFLGVFVEKDNNRIYFVNIYASCDHNIRMASWKKLVDLKRKSVAGSWCLGGDFNIVSSLEERVGISNKNYKREIEGFNEFIVDMELVDPLTIGGKFTWSNKSGSALSRLDRFLLSNSFVNDWKVEGQSIGERDVSDHAPIWIKDNKRDWGPKPFRSNNLWFSHEEFFSFVEAKWKKLEVKGRGDYCFVEKLRAIKNKIRIWNKEIFGWIDLNIEEAGKEMHFLDNKFAHFAGNVPEAIVLQRSKAAIDFWNNLYKKEGYLRLKSRQLWLSDGDNNTRFFHNSLKARRRRNALCSLASNRGVLENVVEIKDYVHDFFKSFFEEEFERRPSFGDLGLKKLLEREAFSIERPFTEEEVTIERGLVSSNQTAFVSGRNMMDGVLLVNEIVDWSKRKKRSCLLLKVDFEKAYDSVSWQYLRDIMSLMGFGERWMRWMEACIFSNHMSVLVNGSATKEFKVHRGLRQGDPLSPFLFVIAMEGLTALVKRSVELGKFKPFKYGEGEYVDILQFADDTIMLGEASCDNIWNLKVLLRGFELVSGLKINFSKSNILGVNVGDWYLNAATKFLACKNGTLPFKFLGIMVGESPRKKKVWTEVVNKIKGRLSLWKGRNISMGVRLTLINSVLNSISIFNLSFFKVPGIIAKEIRRLQSEFLWRGNLEKRSIHWVRWDVVCRPKEKGGLGVRDVKEVNKALLLKWKWRILNDDNAIWSSFLKARYVSPKLKMQVSSGDLISGDDSIWWRDLCKINLLDDYVEFGFTGCFKSSCMNGKDTLFWHTVWVGDKPLRFSFPDLYDLSIKKYCSVAEILNWVDGRHVWDVQALFSRGDGSVSAMGAAAVLLPCWHRFREQVEGHILSDGASDSYGWFFNSDKEFTVAGISWIINNSKSLAWDLGVIRSLKVMWSIPLPPKIKMFSWRFFVDRLPSKDLLLLRGVSNLSNPDCEFCGVHVETSFHLFFYCQRAKEIWKHMFEWLGIPEAITIEEFLDFEILQEKVKNNNRKAKINVVWLSTGRNILETDHPEGPFGTKGGDEADCDEDMEEACDDHEDVEEGSAEDVEEAGCAKDVEEEQGADQEE comes from the exons ATGATTATTTACTCTCTCAATATTAGAGGTGGTGGTAAGAGAGTGAAGAGGAGGAGAATTGGTTTCAACATTCAAAAGGGAAGGGTGGACATAGCTTTTATTCAAGAAACTAAATTGAATGCTTTTCACCATAAGTATGCCGAGGAGTTGTGGGGTAATGAATTGGTGGAATGGTCCCATATGGAGGCGGTAGGGGCTTCGGGGGGAATTCTAACAATGTGGAAGAAAGATTTTTTCAGTTTGCTTTATAGCTTCCGGGGCGAAGGATTCTTAGGAGTGTTCGTGGAAAAAGATAATAATAGAATTTACTTTGTTAATATATATGCCTCTTGTGACCACAACATTAGAATGGCTTCTTGGAAGAAGTTAGTGGATCTCAAAAGAAAGAGTGTAGCCGGGTCGTGGTGTTTAGGAGGTGATTTCAATATTGTCTCGTCTTTGGAAGAGAGAGTTGGGATTTCTAATAAGAACTACAAGAGGGAGATAGAAGGTTTCAATGAGTTCATTGTTGATATGGAGTTGGTGGATCCCCTTACCATAGGAGGAAAGTTCACTTGGTCCAACAAAAGCGGAAGTGCTTTGAGTAGATTGGATAGATTTCTATTATCCAACTCTTTTGTTAATGATTGGAAGGTAGAAGGTCAATCTATAGGTGAAAGAGATGTCTCGGATCATGCTCCCATTTGGATCAAAGACAACAAGAGAGATTGGGGACCTAAACCTTTTAGATCTAACAATCTTTGGTTTTCTCATGAAGAATTCTTTAGTTTTGTGGAGGCGAAATGGAAAAAGTTAGAGGTGAAGGGAAGAGGGGACTATTGCTTTGTGGAGAAGTTGAGAGCTATTAAAAACAAAATCCGCATTTGGAATAAAGAGATTTTCGGATGGATTGATCTTAACATTGAAGAAGCGGGGAAAGAAATGCACTTTTTAGATAACAAGTTTGctcattttgcaggtaatgttCCGGAGGCGATTGTTCTTCAAAGATCGAAGGCGGCTATTGATTTTTGGAACAACCTTTATAAAAAGGAAGGTTATCTCCGTCTCAAGTCGAGGCAATTGTGGTTATCCGATGGTGATAATAACACGCGTTTTTTCCATAATTCTCTTAAAGCTAGAAGAAGGAGGAATGCTTTATGTTCTCTTGCCTCTAATAGAGGAGTGTTGGAGAATGTGGTGGAGATTAAAGACTATGTTCATGATTTTTTTAAGTCTTTTTTCGAAGAAGAATTTGAGAGAAGGCCGTCTTTTGGTGATTTGGGTTTGAAGAAACTTCTTGAGAGGGAGGCTTTTAGTATTGAACGTCCTTTCACGGAGGAGGAAGTGACG ATTGAAAGAGGTTTGGTTTCTTCCAACCAAACCGCCTTTGTTTCGGGTAGAAACATGATGGATGGGGTTCTTTTGGTGAATGAGATAGTAGATTGGTCGAAGAGGAAGAAAAGAAGTTGCCTTTTGCTAAAGGTGGATTTCGAAAAGGCTTATGATTCCGTTTCTTGGCAATACCTTAGAGATATTATGTCTTTGATGGGTTTTGGAGAGAGATGGATGAGGTGGATGGAAGCTTGCATTTTTAGTAACCATATGTCCGTTTTGGTTAACGGAAGCGCTACTAAAGAATTCAAGGTGCATAGGGGTCTTAGACAAGGCGATCCTTTGTCTCCGTTTCTTTTTGTTATTGCCATGGAGGGTTTAACTGCTCTCGTGAAAAGGTCGGTTGAGTTGGGTAAGTTCAAGCCTTTCAAGTATGGGGAAGGTGAGTATGTGGACATTCtccaattcgcggatgatacCATTATGTTAGGAGAAGCTTCTTGTGACAACATTTGGAATCTAAAAGTTTTGTTGAGAGGGTTTGAATTGGTGTCCGGGTTGAAGATTAATTTTTCTAAAAGCAACATCTTAGGTGTTAATGTGGGTGATTGGTATCTCAATGCCGCCACGAAGTTTCTTGCTTGCAAGAATGGTACGCTTCCTTTCAAATTTTTAGGAATCATGGTGGGGGAGAGTCCTAGAAAAAAGAAAGTGTGGACGGAAgttgttaataaaataaaagggcGCCTCTCTTTGTGGAAGGGAAGGAACATTTCAATGGGAGTAAGACTTACCCTTATTAATTCGGTCTTGAATTCAATTTCCATTTTTAATCTTTCCTTCTTCAAAGTTCCGGGAATCATTGCCAAAGAGATTAGAAGGCTTCAAAGTGAATTTCTTTGGAGAGGTAATTTGGAAAAAAGGAGCATTCATTGGGTGAGGTGGGATGTTGTTTGTAGGCCTAAGGAGAAAGGAGGATTGGGGGTTAGAGATGTCAAGGAGGTTAATAAAGCTTTACTTTTgaagtggaagtggagaattttaaACGATGATAATGCTATATGGAGTAGTTTTCTTAAAGCGAGGTATGTTAGCCCAAAATTAAAAATGCAAGTTTCTAGTGGTGATTTGATTAGTGGCGATGATTCGATTTGGTGGAGGGATTTGTGTAAGATCAATTTGCTAGATGATTATGTGGAGTTTGGTTTTACCGGGTGTTTCAAAAGTAGTTGCATGAATGGGAAGGATACTCTTTTTTGGCATACCGTGTGGGTGGGAGACAAACCCCTTCGCTTTTCTTTCCCGGATTTGTATGACTTATCTATTAAGAAATATTGTTCGGTAGCGGAGATATTGAATTGGGTTGACGGAAGACATGTGTGGGATGTTCAAGCTCTTTTTTCTCGGGGAGATGGTAGTGTTTCGGCTATGGGGGCAGCAGCGGTCCTTTTGCCGTGTTGGCACCGGTTTCGTGAGCAAGTGGAGGGTCACATTCTGAGTGATGGTGCGAGTGACTCTTACGGTTGGTTCTTTAATTCGGATAAGGAGTTTACGGTAGCGGGAATTTCGTGGATTATAAATAACTCTAAATCTTTAGCTTGGGATCTTGGTGTGATCCGTTCTTTGAAAGTAATGTGGAGCATTCCATTACCGCCAAAGATAAAGatgttttcttggagattttttgtCGACCGCCTTCCGTCTAAAGATCTTTTATTGTTAAGAGGAGTCTCTAATTTGTCTAATccggattgtgagttttgtggtGTCCATGTTGAAACTTCTTTTCATCTCTTTTTTTATTGTCAAAGGGCGAAAGAGATTTGGAAACATATGTTCGAGTGGCTTGGGATACCAGAGGCGATCACCATAGAGGAGTTTCTTGATTTTGAGATTTTACAAGAAAAGGTGAAGAACAATAATAGAAAGGCTAAGATCAATGTGGTGTGGTTATCTACG ggGAGGAATATTCTTGAAACAGATCATCCAGAAGGTCCTTTTGGCACTAAG GGTGGAGACGAAGCAGATTGTGATGAAGATATGGAAGAAGCTTGTGATGATcatgaagatgtggaagaaggTTCTGCTGAAGATGTGGAAGAAGCTGGTTGTGCAAAAGATGTGGAAGAAGAACAAGGagcagatcaagaagaatag